A single Neoarius graeffei isolate fNeoGra1 chromosome 23, fNeoGra1.pri, whole genome shotgun sequence DNA region contains:
- the LOC132871958 gene encoding uncharacterized protein LOC132871958 yields MAGNRGKGKAQCGAKSQRGAKCKTIAPRDVSGKASRSIEEEREDGEEKEELSAMEDDAQDSDGSTSTTASNATGKRQTQGSYNFQSSVEQRFVEFFEAHDCFYNKASEQYSNSMFKNRLLKDLAKDCNTDAQKILGWFKNQRTARWQLSSFNFLKTYIVPRSYTQDTAELPVGEKEEEEEEEEVAGEGDPEEAEAGSSASTHKTVSVASVKTSARGLKRCWTPKLDEALIKFLSKPRDSETVAKKIQDLDDDGDERHAFGKWMCSCFNKVPEDRWDDFQEEAFSLINRYTRPFRPPTSTSTCNISLGRTSTSASTTVPSESVPQPKPSELHPHEQLAQQFLWFHPQVLQQHQTQLTLQEPQQQQQQQLYLQQPLQPQQSWSLGQPLHSQHLAKQYGPEFMQQASNPSMLPINTKQPSSHQQLQQSTISRSASTGQFHQLHNNQRDADSNAPRSNSTPILPGNDLVHQPLGSLSLWAGDFSLPTGSDVSTCSQSQKVQERNQTEETKLSTPTRQPADCDSN; encoded by the exons ATGGCGGGTAACAGAGGGAAAGGCAAGGCCCAGTGTGGGGCAAAGTCTCAGCGTGGGGCGAAGTGCAAAACTATTGCACCAAGAGATGTATCAGGGAAAGCTTCTCGCTCAAtagaagaagagagagaagatggagagGAGAAGGAAGAACTGTCGGCCATGGAGGATGATGCACAGGACAGCGATGGCAGCACCAGTACAACAGCCAGTAATGCAACGGGGAAAAGACAAACTCAAGGCTCGTACAACTTTCAATCCAGTGTCGAACAGAGGTTCGTGGAATTCTTTGAGGCTCACGACTGCTTTTATAATAAAGCATCAGAGCAGTATTCAAACAGCATGTTCAAGAACAGGCTGCTGAAGGATCTGGCCAAGGACTGCAATACTGATG CACAAAAGATCCTTGGTTGGTTTAAAAACCAACGGACTGCA AGGTGGCAGTTATCAAGCTTCAATTTCCTAAAGACATATATCGTGCCAAGATCCTACACCCAGGACACTGCAGAG CTGCCTGTTggcgagaaggaggaggaggaggaggaagaagaggtaGCGGGAGAGGGAGACCCCGAGGAAGCGGAGGCAGGAAGCAGTGCATCCACCCATAAAACAGTGTCGGTTGCCTCCGTTAAAACGTCTGCAAGAGGCTTAAAGAGGTGCTGGACCCCAAAACTCGACGAGGCCCTCATAAAGTTCTTGTCCAAACCCAGAGATTCCGAAACGGTAGCCAAAAAG ATCCAGGATCTGGACGACGACGGAGATGAACGCCACGCCTTTGGCAAATGGATGTGCTCCTGCTTCAACAAGGTTCCCGAAGACCGCTGGGACGACTTCCAAGAAGAAGCCTTTTCGCTCATCAACAGATACACTCGTCCAttccgtccacccacttccaccTCCACATGCAACATATCATTGGGAAGAACTTCCACCTCAGCTTCTACAACCGTCCCTTCAGAATCTGTCCCGCAGCCAAAACCATCAGAATTGCATCCACACGAGCAGTTAGCTCAGCAATTTTTGTGGTTCCATCCACAGGTTTTGCAACAGCATCAGACGCAGTTGACATTGCAAGAaccccagcagcagcagcagcagcagttgtACTTGCAACAACCCCTGCAGCCACAGCAGTCTTGGTCCTTGGGGCAACCCTTGCACTCACAGCATTTGGCCAAACAGTATGGACCAGAGTTCATGCAACAAGCGTCGAATCCCTCAATGCTGCCAATCAACACAAAGCAGCCTTCATCACACCAACAATTGCAACAATCGACAATATCTCGCTCAGCTTCCACGGGACAGTTCCATCAGCTTCATAACAATCAGCGGGATGCGGACAGTAATGCACCGAGGTCAAACAGTACTCCAATACTTCCGGGGAATGACTTG GTGCACCAACCACTTGGATCTTTAAGCTTGTGGGCTGGAGACTTCTCGTTGCCAACAGGAAGTGACGTGTCGACGTGTTCACAGAGCCAGAAAGTGCAAGAAAGAAATCAGACAGAGGAAACCAAGCTTTCCACACCCACCCGCCAACCCGCAGATTGTGATTCGAATTAG